In one window of Gudongella oleilytica DNA:
- a CDS encoding RidA family protein, giving the protein MKIEYLATEKAPAAVGPYSQGIKAGQFVFTSGQLPLDPKTGQLVQDDIQTATRVALENVKAVLAASGATLEDVVKVTVFVKDMNDFGKINEVYAEFFANHKPARSLVEVARLPKDGVIEIEAVAAIA; this is encoded by the coding sequence ATGAAAATTGAGTATTTGGCAACAGAAAAAGCCCCAGCAGCAGTAGGTCCTTATTCGCAAGGCATAAAGGCAGGTCAATTTGTTTTCACGTCAGGGCAGCTTCCTCTTGATCCCAAAACAGGACAATTGGTGCAAGATGACATTCAAACTGCAACCAGAGTTGCTTTGGAGAATGTTAAGGCCGTATTGGCTGCTTCAGGCGCAACACTTGAGGATGTTGTAAAGGTCACAGTATTTGTAAAGGATATGAACGACTTTGGCAAGATCAATGAGGTGTACGCTGAGTTCTTCGCCAACCACAAGCCTGCAAGAAGCCTTGTGGAGGTAGCCAGACTTCCAAAGGATGGAGTAATAGAAATTGAGGCAGTTGCGGCTATAGCATAA
- the rsfS gene encoding ribosome silencing factor — protein sequence MTEITKKLEIIKKAVDDKKGLDMEVLEVGKLTTIAEYFVIASGNSSSQVLSIADEIDEKMSLEGFETLGTKEGYRSARWIVLDYDDVVVHIFHREEREYYNLERLWSEFARKPKED from the coding sequence TCAAAAAGGCTGTTGATGACAAGAAAGGGCTGGATATGGAAGTTCTGGAGGTTGGAAAGCTTACTACGATAGCTGAGTATTTTGTAATAGCAAGTGGCAACTCCTCAAGTCAGGTCTTGTCTATTGCAGATGAAATCGATGAGAAAATGTCATTGGAAGGATTTGAAACCTTGGGTACCAAGGAAGGGTACAGAAGTGCAAGGTGGATAGTTTTGGATTATGATGATGTGGTGGTACACATTTTTCATAGAGAAGAAAGGGAGTACTACAATCTTGAAAGATTGTGGTCTGAATTCGCAAGAAAGCCTAAGGAGGATTAA